The following are encoded together in the Aureibacillus halotolerans genome:
- a CDS encoding antibiotic biosynthesis monooxygenase family protein produces MGLANTPAPPYYAVVFTSQRTEKEPDSYYAMAEKMVRLASEQPGFLGVESAREDNGLGITVSYWDSLEAIRLWKQNIEHLEAQEKGKTGWYASYFTRISKVERDYSNFFS; encoded by the coding sequence ATGGGACTTGCAAACACACCAGCTCCCCCTTATTATGCCGTCGTTTTCACTTCGCAACGGACGGAGAAGGAGCCTGACAGCTACTACGCGATGGCAGAAAAAATGGTCAGATTAGCTTCCGAACAGCCTGGCTTTTTAGGCGTGGAAAGTGCAAGAGAAGACAATGGTTTAGGCATCACTGTGTCCTACTGGGATTCTTTGGAGGCTATACGTCTTTGGAAACAGAACATTGAGCATCTAGAGGCACAAGAAAAAGGAAAGACGGGTTGGTATGCATCCTACTTTACCCGTATCAGTAAGGTTGAACGGGACTATAGCAACTTCTTTTCATGA
- a CDS encoding DUF3951 domain-containing protein — translation MVAIAIITSIFTLMFCALIGFIVIKMMMKKEVPTNYYTPFDTITAQEREEFHEERQEIEEVDEDNHGEPNRHWQRDNDFLL, via the coding sequence ATGGTTGCTATCGCTATAATTACCTCGATTTTCACCCTTATGTTTTGTGCATTGATTGGTTTTATTGTGATCAAAATGATGATGAAAAAAGAAGTGCCGACCAACTATTACACGCCATTTGATACCATCACAGCTCAGGAAAGAGAAGAATTTCATGAAGAACGACAGGAAATAGAAGAGGTGGATGAGGATAATCATGGGGAGCCAAATAGGCATTGGCAGAGAGACAATGATTTTTTGTTATAA
- a CDS encoding ArsR/SmtB family transcription factor: MEPIEVFKALSNESRLQILQWLKEPDRHFAPHEGIDMNTTGVCVSQITDKLKMTQSTASQYLSILLRAGLIKTERIGKYTYYKRDEEDIKKIAAILEKEI; this comes from the coding sequence ATGGAACCCATTGAAGTTTTTAAAGCGTTATCGAATGAATCGAGATTGCAGATTTTACAATGGCTGAAGGAGCCTGATCGTCATTTTGCGCCCCACGAAGGGATTGATATGAATACGACAGGGGTATGTGTGAGTCAAATCACAGATAAATTGAAAATGACGCAATCCACAGCATCTCAATACCTTTCCATCTTACTTCGAGCAGGATTAATTAAGACAGAACGGATTGGGAAATACACGTATTACAAAAGGGATGAAGAGGATATCAAAAAAATTGCTGCTATTCTCGAGAAAGAGATATAA
- a CDS encoding MFS transporter gives MSNTVKIYILAIISFLVGTSEYVISGILDTISESLGITLAAAGQFITIFSLVYAIFTPILMAVTSAMDRRKLMMYSLGLFVLGNILAFVLPGYELFIVARIIMALGAGMVVVTALTIAEKIAPEGKQGSAIATVIMGFTASLIIGVPLGRMISDALGWKAIFGGIALLGVVAMVIIFFSLPKTKGDKPVPLLQQLALFKKPRVAIGLAITFFWLGGYSIAYTYLSPYLLTISGVSDHLLSSVLLVFGIASLVGSKFGGFSTDRWGVSATLIGGMGLHIIMLVLFSLVTHSYIGVIIILALWSFAAWSSGPTQQYHLAKIEPESSGVLLGLNQSMMQLAMAAGAGMGGIFVSKVSLSSITWIGALGVAIAIFLTIVSSRTASKKVKVNDHVVNK, from the coding sequence TTGTCAAACACAGTAAAAATCTATATCTTAGCGATTATCAGCTTTTTAGTTGGAACGTCAGAGTATGTGATTTCTGGTATTTTGGATACCATTTCAGAATCATTAGGAATTACGTTAGCCGCAGCAGGTCAGTTCATTACCATTTTTTCGCTTGTCTATGCGATTTTCACGCCAATACTAATGGCCGTAACTTCTGCCATGGATAGACGTAAGTTAATGATGTATTCATTAGGGTTATTCGTTTTGGGAAACATTCTAGCCTTCGTTCTTCCTGGTTATGAATTATTTATTGTCGCAAGGATTATTATGGCTCTTGGTGCAGGGATGGTTGTCGTTACAGCGTTAACGATTGCAGAAAAAATCGCACCAGAAGGGAAGCAAGGGAGTGCTATTGCGACTGTGATCATGGGATTCACAGCATCCTTAATCATTGGCGTTCCGCTTGGAAGAATGATAAGTGATGCCCTTGGTTGGAAGGCTATTTTCGGAGGCATTGCCTTGCTTGGAGTAGTGGCTATGGTAATCATTTTCTTTTCATTGCCTAAAACCAAAGGGGATAAACCAGTCCCTTTACTTCAACAACTCGCTTTATTTAAAAAACCACGTGTAGCGATTGGCTTAGCGATCACTTTTTTCTGGCTAGGAGGCTATTCGATTGCCTATACCTACCTATCGCCGTATTTGCTAACGATTTCGGGTGTCAGCGATCATTTGTTAAGTAGTGTTCTCCTTGTCTTCGGTATCGCCAGTCTCGTTGGATCAAAATTTGGTGGATTTAGTACGGATCGATGGGGTGTAAGTGCCACCTTAATTGGTGGAATGGGATTGCACATCATCATGCTCGTCCTGTTTTCACTCGTTACCCACTCTTATATTGGCGTGATCATCATCTTAGCCTTATGGTCATTTGCGGCATGGTCGTCTGGCCCAACGCAACAATATCACCTAGCTAAAATAGAGCCAGAATCATCGGGCGTACTGCTAGGTCTCAATCAGTCAATGATGCAATTAGCCATGGCGGCAGGTGCAGGAATGGGTGGAATCTTCGTATCGAAGGTGAGCTTATCCTCCATTACCTGGATAGGAGCTCTGGGGGTTGCAATAGCTATCTTCTTAACAATAGTGTCTTCACGTACGGCGTCTAAAAAGGTAAAAGTGAACGATCACGTAGTAAATAAATAA
- a CDS encoding AbrB/MazE/SpoVT family DNA-binding domain-containing protein → MEREELTLKKTITLRSKNQLTIPNDVVEKLNLHQGDAFEVSVENGRVVLIPVVTIEKDQAWFWTKDWQVNEEQAQIDIENGNVKKFSSTDALFSDLDDENDEDD, encoded by the coding sequence ATGGAAAGAGAGGAACTCACCTTGAAGAAAACTATAACCTTACGTTCCAAAAACCAATTAACCATTCCAAACGACGTCGTAGAGAAATTAAATCTTCACCAAGGAGACGCTTTCGAGGTATCTGTTGAGAACGGTCGCGTTGTTCTAATCCCCGTGGTAACAATTGAAAAAGACCAAGCTTGGTTCTGGACTAAAGATTGGCAGGTAAATGAGGAGCAGGCACAAATAGATATAGAAAACGGTAATGTTAAAAAATTCTCTTCAACCGATGCGTTATTTTCCGACCTCGATGACGAAAATGATGAGGACGACTAA
- a CDS encoding SRPBCC family protein: MTHHLRASTEIQAPIDEVFQFFSAAENLEKITPPSLRFQIVTPLPIEMKKDTLIDYKLRINGVPANWTTRIPVWQPPFKFVDEQLKGPYKTWVHEHTFEEVGDKTIMMDHVAYELPFFPLGEIAYPFVHRQVRSIFSYRKKTIQQWFGE; this comes from the coding sequence GTGACCCACCATTTACGTGCATCGACAGAAATTCAGGCACCGATCGATGAGGTGTTTCAATTTTTCTCAGCAGCGGAAAATCTGGAAAAGATTACGCCGCCGTCATTACGATTTCAGATTGTCACGCCACTTCCTATCGAGATGAAGAAAGACACCCTAATTGATTACAAGCTCCGTATTAATGGTGTTCCTGCAAACTGGACGACAAGGATTCCTGTTTGGCAGCCCCCGTTTAAGTTTGTCGATGAACAGCTCAAAGGACCTTATAAAACATGGGTGCATGAGCACACGTTTGAAGAAGTAGGCGACAAGACGATCATGATGGATCACGTGGCTTATGAGCTGCCGTTTTTCCCGCTTGGTGAAATCGCTTATCCCTTCGTGCACAGGCAAGTTCGCTCCATTTTTTCATATCGGAAGAAAACTATACAGCAATGGTTTGGTGAATAA
- a CDS encoding PLP-dependent aminotransferase family protein gives MFGILIDPKLAQSVTAQLCGQLRDKIENGELTEGTRLPPTRKLAQTYGIARNVVIDTYEQLTAEGYVIGKMGSGTFVAGGISPRHFQADPLEPEAMSVDSNHSEEIIDFISGVPDLSSFPRKMWSRYLREAAEWGADSIYNYGDVRGEYELRTAIASHLFRTRGMRCHPERIMIVTGSADGLAIAAKVLSTRYHSIYLEDPTIEFAQHIFRQEHFTLVPMEVDHSGMKLQNLSDLEEGHLLLLTPSHHYPSGSILTIQRRQLAVTLAEEADTYILEDDYDGDFRHKGIPVPPMYTLAPERVIYLGTFSKTLAPGLRIGFMVVPGSLVNQFIDLRENSNFRSPGITQIALARFMMDGRLDRHIHKMKNLYKHRRDVLIEALQQSFGDAATVFGDEAGMHIMVEFDNVRHDIDWQRSESYGVRFQRAKDCALNKRYHGNRVVLSYGHLNDTDIREGVKRLRHFITPR, from the coding sequence ATGTTTGGTATTTTGATTGATCCTAAGCTAGCCCAATCCGTCACTGCCCAACTCTGCGGGCAACTACGAGATAAGATCGAAAACGGTGAACTGACCGAGGGAACACGTCTTCCACCCACACGAAAACTTGCCCAGACATACGGAATTGCCCGGAACGTCGTGATTGATACGTATGAACAGTTGACGGCAGAAGGGTACGTCATTGGAAAAATGGGATCAGGGACATTCGTTGCAGGCGGAATCTCGCCCCGCCACTTCCAAGCTGACCCTCTTGAGCCTGAAGCCATGTCTGTGGATTCGAACCATTCCGAGGAGATCATCGATTTCATATCGGGAGTACCGGATCTCAGCTCTTTTCCACGAAAGATGTGGTCACGTTATCTTAGAGAAGCAGCCGAGTGGGGAGCCGACAGCATTTACAATTATGGAGATGTCCGTGGGGAATATGAACTCCGGACGGCAATCGCATCGCATCTGTTCCGGACTAGAGGCATGCGGTGCCATCCAGAACGAATCATGATCGTTACGGGTTCTGCAGATGGCTTGGCCATCGCCGCCAAAGTGCTCTCCACCCGGTATCACTCTATCTATCTCGAAGATCCGACCATTGAATTTGCACAGCACATTTTTCGCCAGGAGCATTTTACCCTTGTGCCGATGGAGGTGGATCACTCCGGAATGAAGCTGCAGAACCTATCCGACCTAGAGGAGGGTCATCTGCTATTGCTTACCCCCTCCCATCACTATCCTAGTGGAAGCATCCTCACCATCCAGCGGCGGCAGCTCGCTGTTACACTCGCAGAAGAAGCAGACACCTATATTCTCGAGGACGACTATGACGGGGATTTTCGCCACAAAGGCATACCTGTTCCGCCGATGTATACGCTGGCTCCTGAACGGGTCATCTATCTAGGCACGTTCAGCAAAACATTGGCGCCAGGCTTGCGCATCGGCTTCATGGTGGTCCCCGGGAGCTTGGTGAACCAATTTATCGATTTGCGGGAGAATTCGAACTTTCGTTCCCCTGGCATTACACAGATTGCGTTGGCCCGGTTTATGATGGATGGAAGACTGGATCGTCATATCCACAAGATGAAAAATCTCTACAAGCACCGACGGGATGTGCTGATCGAAGCTCTGCAGCAATCGTTTGGGGACGCCGCAACCGTGTTTGGCGACGAAGCAGGCATGCACATCATGGTCGAATTCGACAATGTCCGGCACGATATAGACTGGCAGCGTTCCGAATCTTACGGCGTCCGATTCCAACGAGCCAAGGATTGCGCGCTGAACAAGAGGTATCATGGAAACCGCGTTGTGCTGAGCTATGGACATCTGAACGACACAGACATTCGGGAAGGGGTTAAGCGGCTCCGCCATTTCATTACGCCGCGCTAG
- a CDS encoding aldo/keto reductase, whose amino-acid sequence MKAIKKKLGHSDIEVSPLGVGCWAIGGPFALDGLPDGWGDVDDHESIRMIRVALEHGVNFFDTADAYGVGHSEEILGRALKGKRHEAVIATKFGYTHDIATKQVFSRADLSPAYIRTACEASLRRLGTDYIDLYQIHVGEIAPEALHSVIESLDTLKREGSIRSYGWSTWDAEQAAVFAANSSADAIQHSLNVLADHEQMINVCESNHLSSINNSPLAMGLLSGKFDSSSTLPQDDVRGTKHDWVRYFKNGKPNPDYLDQLDAVREVLTSEGRTLAQGALAWIWGRSAATIPIPGLKSVAQLKEIASALEYGPLTESQMQEIRTLLSPFDSKNEG is encoded by the coding sequence ATGAAAGCGATAAAAAAGAAGCTTGGACATTCGGATATTGAGGTAAGTCCGCTTGGTGTTGGCTGTTGGGCGATCGGGGGTCCCTTTGCACTGGATGGACTTCCAGACGGGTGGGGGGATGTCGATGATCATGAGTCGATCCGCATGATCCGCGTGGCATTGGAACATGGGGTCAATTTTTTCGATACGGCGGATGCTTACGGCGTTGGACATAGCGAAGAAATACTCGGCCGCGCCCTGAAAGGGAAACGCCACGAAGCCGTAATCGCCACCAAATTCGGATATACGCACGACATCGCGACGAAGCAAGTATTTTCGCGCGCCGATCTATCCCCCGCCTATATCCGAACAGCTTGCGAAGCTTCGCTTCGACGACTAGGGACCGATTACATCGATTTGTATCAAATTCACGTTGGAGAAATTGCGCCTGAAGCGCTTCATTCAGTCATTGAATCGCTGGATACGTTAAAAAGGGAAGGGAGTATCCGCTCGTACGGGTGGAGCACTTGGGATGCGGAACAAGCGGCCGTGTTCGCCGCGAACTCGTCCGCCGATGCCATTCAACATTCCCTTAATGTGCTGGCAGATCATGAGCAAATGATTAACGTGTGCGAGAGTAACCATCTAAGCAGCATCAATAATTCACCGCTGGCTATGGGACTATTGAGCGGAAAGTTTGACAGCTCATCGACCTTGCCACAAGACGACGTCCGAGGGACAAAGCATGATTGGGTCCGTTATTTTAAGAATGGAAAACCCAACCCCGACTATTTGGATCAGCTTGATGCGGTTAGAGAAGTTCTGACGTCAGAGGGTCGTACGCTTGCACAGGGGGCGCTTGCTTGGATTTGGGGAAGAAGCGCAGCAACGATCCCGATCCCAGGCTTGAAATCGGTGGCCCAATTAAAAGAAATCGCATCGGCGCTTGAATACGGTCCCTTGACTGAAAGCCAGATGCAAGAGATTCGTACGCTTTTGAGTCCGTTTGACTCCAAAAATGAAGGTTAA